In a single window of the Nitrospira sp. MA-1 genome:
- a CDS encoding GumC family protein gives MTPQKTATQFISIRDILTLFFKHKNKFLAIFGGTVAIAIGIAFLMTPIYQAQSSVMVKMGRENVYHPEIGAMSPEISMDQKSMIESEVQILLTRDLTKRVLEVLKVGVVYPNITENAPENISSIDAGISEMRKNLSVSKVSESNIIEISFLHQQPEIAEKVVNLLVDLLLEKHLEIFSNPKGLFLSNQLHDYEQKLHKSKSQLQAFKQQNKLTHLDEEKALLLGQRNELNTIHKNLQNEEKGLKSKYESLKGQIKNVPKHVALTSVSEQQKVIDGAQANLLQLGLEEQRLLAKYHETSRFVVNIRNEIRLVEQFIKNQEGSLNDKVTKGINPVYQGLEVEILTVESEINAHVSQINEVTFQLKKLYEQLAKLDFLEKEFETLQMKVDSDKNNYKMYLTKVEEAKVSEAMDQLKMANISVIQPATLPLRPVKPQKGLILFLGIIIGGVSAILWVIATEYLESGYSRPEYASQDLGLPILTSIPYKN, from the coding sequence ATGACACCTCAAAAAACAGCCACACAATTTATTAGCATCAGAGATATCCTTACTCTGTTTTTTAAACACAAAAACAAATTTCTTGCCATATTCGGTGGTACTGTCGCCATAGCTATTGGTATAGCTTTTCTCATGACACCAATTTACCAAGCGCAATCATCTGTCATGGTAAAAATGGGCAGAGAAAATGTTTATCATCCCGAAATAGGCGCCATGAGTCCGGAAATATCAATGGACCAGAAAAGCATGATTGAGTCAGAGGTCCAAATATTGCTCACCAGAGACCTTACGAAACGTGTACTCGAAGTCTTGAAGGTAGGAGTGGTCTATCCAAACATCACTGAAAACGCTCCTGAAAACATTTCTTCCATAGATGCCGGCATTAGCGAAATGCGGAAAAACCTCTCCGTATCTAAAGTTAGTGAGTCAAATATTATTGAAATCAGCTTTCTTCACCAACAACCGGAGATTGCTGAAAAGGTGGTCAACCTTCTTGTTGATCTCCTTTTGGAAAAGCATCTTGAAATCTTCAGTAATCCAAAAGGGTTGTTTTTAAGCAACCAGTTACATGACTACGAACAAAAACTCCACAAATCCAAGTCGCAACTCCAAGCATTCAAACAACAGAATAAGCTTACCCATTTGGACGAAGAAAAAGCGCTTCTGCTGGGACAGCGAAATGAATTAAATACAATTCACAAAAACCTACAAAACGAAGAAAAAGGGTTAAAAAGTAAATATGAATCATTAAAAGGACAGATAAAAAATGTCCCCAAGCATGTGGCCCTCACGAGTGTCTCTGAGCAACAAAAGGTCATTGACGGAGCCCAGGCCAACTTACTTCAATTGGGCTTAGAGGAACAGCGTCTATTAGCCAAATACCATGAAACAAGCCGTTTTGTGGTTAATATTAGGAACGAGATTAGACTGGTCGAACAGTTCATAAAAAATCAAGAGGGCTCTCTAAACGATAAAGTCACGAAGGGAATCAACCCGGTTTATCAGGGATTGGAAGTTGAAATTCTTACAGTAGAGTCAGAAATCAATGCTCATGTCTCCCAGATCAACGAGGTTACGTTTCAACTCAAAAAATTATATGAACAGTTAGCCAAATTGGATTTTTTAGAGAAAGAATTTGAGACCCTCCAAATGAAAGTTGATTCAGATAAAAATAATTATAAGATGTACTTAACGAAAGTTGAGGAAGCAAAAGTATCGGAGGCAATGGACCAACTTAAAATGGCCAATATCAGTGTGATTCAGCCGGCGACTTTGCCCCTGAGACCTGTCAAACCCCAAAAAGGGTTAATTCTTTTTCTCGGAATAATTATAGGGGGTGTCTCAGCAATCCTCTGGGTCATTGCGACCGAATATTTAGAAAGCGGTTATTCTCGACCCGAATATGCTTCACAGGATTTAGGGTTACCAATTCTAACAAGCATTCCCTACAAGAACTAA
- a CDS encoding transporter codes for MRISYVVTISRIGRSLPGVLGWLLCVILLGPSWCYGQESNREPSSPRPWIMGQAGAFTEPIETDRPTFGLSPATITKGRIQIETGYTFSFEHASPGVKTHNFPETLVRIGLTERTEFRLEWPNVTFIDNGRDVHGFNDLGLGFKVQVWQQQGLRPRLSFVGRLSIPTGDKNFSSDKLDPILRTILTYALNEKVGLFGTVNIGSPTSQGTRFVQVSSSLGLSAALRDRLTGFVEYFGLYPRDVASGSANFLQTGLIYRLTYNLQIDARIGGGLTHGSDDLLTGAGISWRF; via the coding sequence ATGCGTATCTCCTATGTTGTAACCATTTCAAGAATTGGACGGTCGCTGCCTGGTGTTCTAGGGTGGTTGTTGTGTGTGATCCTGCTCGGACCATCCTGGTGTTATGGTCAAGAAAGTAATCGTGAACCTTCTTCGCCTCGCCCGTGGATCATGGGCCAGGCCGGCGCTTTTACCGAGCCGATTGAGACGGATCGGCCGACATTCGGCCTGAGTCCTGCCACGATCACCAAGGGACGCATTCAAATCGAAACGGGATATACCTTTTCTTTTGAACATGCATCACCCGGTGTCAAAACGCATAACTTCCCTGAGACCCTTGTCCGTATTGGATTAACGGAGAGGACTGAATTTCGCCTGGAATGGCCAAATGTGACCTTCATTGACAATGGCAGGGACGTGCATGGTTTCAATGATCTTGGCCTGGGATTTAAAGTCCAGGTCTGGCAGCAACAAGGGCTCAGACCCCGGTTGAGCTTTGTCGGCCGACTGTCGATTCCCACGGGAGATAAGAATTTCTCTTCGGATAAGCTCGACCCGATCTTGCGGACGATTTTGACGTATGCGTTGAATGAAAAGGTAGGGTTGTTCGGGACGGTGAATATTGGCAGTCCCACTTCTCAGGGAACGCGGTTTGTGCAGGTTTCTTCGTCACTGGGGCTCAGCGCAGCCCTTCGAGATCGGTTAACCGGATTCGTGGAATATTTCGGATTGTATCCCAGAGATGTGGCGAGTGGGAGCGCCAATTTTCTTCAAACGGGATTGATCTATCGTTTGACGTACAATTTGCAAATTGATGCACGCATAGGAGGCGGGCTGACCCATGGTTCTGATGATCTGTTGACGGGTGCCGGGATTTCGTGGAGATTTTAA
- a CDS encoding PAS domain S-box protein, whose amino-acid sequence MKKNSPIPDPDFEHTSEVNPPNSATNLDVPDIQEGHPKTGVENRLIQGALEHTREALIVCDASGTIIRTSPAVNHYCQHPCVNRPFDEAFHLSNFNGKKSPSGASSPNLSRKLLSQVFSGVTLYREKVHLEKQDGRVEQIVFSARPIKDDRQHIIGGVVTLMEIDSGKRTDQILRHQNEVLEQIINDTSLSDILDNLCLESERHLGSDVLTAILLLDEDGCHLRHGAGPSVAESYKKAIDGVAIGPEVGACGAAAYLKEPVIIPDISTHPNWAPFKDLAERHGLRACWSMPILASDGHTLGTFGMYYTVPRLPTDEETEYVELLAHSASIAIEKVRAKEQLRQQTHALEVVNQIGRSLAAELNLEKLVQAVTDACRELTGAEFGAFFYNVMDEKGESFVLYTISGVPREAFEQFPMPRNTPIFAPTFSGQAIVRIDDVTVDPRYGQLPPFHGMPPGHLPVRSYLAVPVVSRTREVLGGLFFGHSQPKVFTHTAETMVNGIASGAAIAIDNARLYQSAQNEIEQRKHTAENLKRLASIVESSQDAIYSINTDGIIMSWNNGAEKMYGYTASEMFGSSFSCLLLSDVRQDASSQLEFILKQNGNMTHEVLRMKKNGVVFPVSLSISPIVDVDGVLSGHSLIERDVSEQKRIGEALQSSESRLHAIWENSPTVKFVKDLEGKYQLVNKRFESILQKSREMIIGKTDWDLLSPEFAGQLVAHDQQVLSSRKPQEFEEQIQSPHGVCTYLATKFPLYNADGIPYAVCGIATDITARKRAEQDLQELNETLERRVTERTRDLVGYQANLRGMASELVVTEQRERRRLATELHDYLAQLLVVCRMKLTQARNDWSLPALKSNLEEIDKILSDSLSYTRTLIAELSPTILYELGLVPALKWLGQQMERHGLHVQVQASDQSVRLPEDHAIFVFQAVRELLFNVIKHSGVSNATVSLDGQSEQNLEVLVQDGGHGFQPTLESTDYTNPGKFGLFSIRERAEALGGLLVIESAPGQGTRAKLVVPFQATSAPVSANSAFSESPKPPNESLPRLQKKKVVRILLVDDHAMIRQGIRTLLEHHDDFMIVGEAKNGEEALKVTNLVLPDVVVMDVNMPKINGIDATKVLTKEHPSIRVIGLSVHEDKEIERMLLEAGAAMYVTKSSVANTLVDAIRDVVNQTC is encoded by the coding sequence ATGAAGAAAAATTCGCCAATCCCCGACCCAGATTTTGAACATACATCGGAGGTCAATCCTCCCAATTCGGCTACAAATCTTGATGTGCCGGACATACAAGAAGGTCATCCTAAGACCGGGGTCGAGAATCGACTTATTCAGGGTGCCTTAGAGCACACGAGAGAAGCCCTGATCGTCTGTGATGCATCAGGAACCATCATTCGAACCAGCCCGGCAGTCAATCATTACTGTCAACATCCGTGTGTGAACCGGCCTTTTGATGAAGCTTTTCATTTATCTAACTTTAATGGGAAGAAGTCTCCTTCGGGCGCTTCTTCTCCAAATCTGAGTCGAAAACTCCTTTCACAGGTCTTCAGCGGCGTGACCCTTTACCGCGAAAAAGTTCATCTGGAAAAACAGGATGGAAGGGTTGAGCAGATCGTATTCAGTGCCAGGCCTATAAAAGATGACCGTCAACATATTATTGGTGGAGTAGTGACGTTGATGGAGATCGACTCCGGGAAACGGACCGACCAAATCCTTCGGCATCAAAATGAGGTGCTGGAACAAATTATCAACGATACCTCTCTTTCGGACATTTTGGATAATCTCTGTCTGGAAAGTGAGCGCCATTTGGGTTCAGATGTGCTGACAGCTATTCTTTTGCTGGATGAGGATGGCTGTCATCTTCGACATGGGGCAGGCCCCTCCGTGGCTGAAAGTTACAAGAAAGCTATTGATGGCGTTGCCATAGGTCCTGAGGTGGGTGCGTGTGGTGCGGCTGCGTATCTGAAGGAACCCGTCATTATTCCGGATATTTCCACCCATCCGAATTGGGCTCCATTCAAGGATCTCGCAGAAAGACATGGGTTACGGGCATGCTGGTCTATGCCGATTCTAGCCAGCGACGGTCATACGCTTGGTACCTTTGGCATGTATTATACGGTCCCCCGTTTACCAACGGATGAAGAAACAGAGTATGTTGAGCTTCTTGCTCATTCTGCCTCCATTGCCATTGAAAAAGTGCGGGCGAAGGAACAGCTACGGCAGCAGACTCATGCGTTGGAGGTGGTGAATCAAATTGGCAGGTCGTTGGCAGCGGAATTGAACTTAGAAAAACTCGTTCAAGCGGTCACGGATGCGTGTCGTGAATTAACCGGGGCGGAGTTCGGGGCATTTTTTTACAATGTCATGGATGAAAAAGGGGAATCTTTTGTTTTATATACGATTTCCGGAGTTCCTCGTGAGGCATTTGAACAGTTCCCGATGCCAAGAAACACACCAATTTTTGCTCCGACCTTTTCGGGTCAGGCCATCGTTCGAATTGACGACGTGACGGTCGATCCCCGATATGGACAGTTGCCTCCCTTCCATGGCATGCCGCCGGGCCATCTTCCCGTCAGAAGCTATCTTGCGGTTCCGGTCGTTTCCCGCACCCGGGAAGTGTTGGGAGGATTATTTTTCGGTCATTCACAGCCCAAAGTCTTTACCCACACTGCGGAGACGATGGTGAACGGCATCGCATCGGGAGCTGCCATTGCCATCGATAATGCCCGCCTCTACCAATCCGCCCAGAATGAAATAGAACAGCGAAAACACACAGCAGAGAACCTTAAACGGTTGGCGTCAATTGTCGAATCATCTCAGGATGCCATTTATAGTATCAATACGGACGGTATCATTATGAGTTGGAATAATGGTGCCGAAAAGATGTATGGCTATACCGCTTCTGAAATGTTTGGTTCGTCTTTTTCCTGTCTCCTTCTCTCGGATGTTCGCCAGGACGCTTCTTCCCAGTTGGAATTCATTCTGAAACAAAACGGGAACATGACTCATGAAGTGCTCCGGATGAAAAAGAACGGCGTGGTGTTTCCTGTGTCGTTATCGATTTCTCCAATCGTAGACGTGGATGGAGTCCTGAGTGGGCACTCCTTGATTGAACGGGATGTTTCCGAACAAAAACGCATTGGAGAAGCCCTTCAATCGAGTGAAAGTCGTCTCCATGCGATTTGGGAGAATTCGCCTACTGTGAAATTTGTGAAGGATTTAGAAGGAAAATATCAACTGGTAAATAAACGGTTTGAATCAATTCTCCAAAAATCGCGTGAAATGATTATTGGAAAAACAGATTGGGACCTCTTGAGTCCGGAGTTTGCCGGTCAATTAGTCGCGCATGATCAGCAGGTTCTCAGCAGTCGAAAACCTCAGGAATTTGAAGAACAGATACAATCACCGCATGGAGTATGCACCTATCTGGCAACGAAATTCCCCTTATACAATGCCGATGGCATTCCCTATGCCGTTTGTGGAATCGCGACCGATATTACGGCGAGAAAACGGGCAGAGCAGGACCTGCAAGAGTTGAACGAAACCCTGGAGCGGCGGGTGACGGAACGGACTCGCGATCTGGTGGGATATCAGGCAAATCTGCGAGGTATGGCCTCTGAGTTGGTTGTTACGGAACAACGGGAACGCCGTCGATTGGCCACTGAACTGCATGACTATCTGGCGCAATTACTTGTGGTGTGTCGGATGAAACTGACTCAGGCCAGGAACGATTGGAGTCTCCCTGCATTAAAGTCGAATCTGGAAGAAATAGATAAAATCCTGTCTGACTCGCTTTCCTACACCCGCACTTTGATTGCCGAGCTCAGTCCCACCATTTTGTACGAATTGGGTCTGGTTCCGGCCCTGAAATGGTTGGGGCAGCAAATGGAACGACATGGCCTCCATGTGCAGGTGCAGGCAAGTGACCAGTCCGTCCGCCTTCCTGAAGATCATGCCATTTTTGTGTTTCAGGCTGTTCGCGAATTGCTCTTCAATGTTATCAAGCATTCCGGTGTCAGCAATGCGACTGTTTCTCTTGATGGTCAGTCCGAGCAGAACCTTGAAGTCCTGGTTCAGGATGGGGGCCATGGATTTCAACCGACCTTGGAATCCACGGATTATACGAATCCGGGAAAATTCGGCTTGTTTAGTATTCGAGAACGAGCGGAGGCGTTGGGTGGTCTCCTTGTCATCGAATCCGCCCCAGGGCAGGGGACTCGGGCCAAACTCGTCGTTCCCTTCCAAGCGACTTCTGCACCGGTATCGGCAAATTCCGCATTTTCGGAATCCCCCAAGCCGCCGAATGAATCGTTGCCACGACTTCAGAAAAAGAAAGTCGTTCGAATACTTCTGGTTGATGATCATGCCATGATTCGTCAAGGAATTCGGACGTTATTGGAACACCATGATGATTTTATGATCGTTGGTGAAGCGAAAAATGGAGAGGAAGCTCTGAAAGTGACGAACCTGGTTCTTCCTGATGTGGTGGTCATGGATGTCAACATGCCTAAGATCAACGGCATTGATGCGACAAAAGTGCTGACCAAAGAACACCCTTCAATCAGGGTCATCGGACTGTCGGTTCATGAGGACAAGGAGATCGAAAGAATGCTGCTTGAAGCCGGGGCGGCCATGTATGTGACCAAAAGCAGTGTTGCCAACACACTGGTCGATGCCATCCGGGATGTCGTGAATCAAACTTGCTAA
- a CDS encoding right-handed parallel beta-helix repeat-containing protein: MKNRIRLNYTFRLFYAMGFFCTFLIPLQIFAAIGAPNALQALQSDRVIHVNNFPPHASDSNPGTNALPLKTIGMATTLALENHKRGFSTKILIYPGVYREKIHMEFSSKKLDPTITFEAIEHGKTIISGSEIWENWEGTKHKNIYTHKWPFKWGVRPYPPGWEGKTILQPIVRRQEMVFVNGIKFNQADLHSEMKPGDFSVSEENSEVAIFLPDNVDIKQSQVEVAVQKGLFTIKGKSNFVLKGLRFQHDASGLVGHALGITNAKNVYLEDCVFAWNNWGGYQFYNVQNLTTRRNVSTHNGGPGHTAWRIKNYLSEDDETSFNNWRGAKGNFVYWAVAGTKIMGIHDATFRRHRAQGNHTAGFWLDYDNKNIEIEDGVSCGNLKHGLFLEATQGPLTITNMKIYQNQEWGIRIVNSSQINVTESQVYHNRGPQIRVQGQKTRGINDWETGERLNLGAEKWTLENNIIVGDGLLVQSSFKNPLGPGLKSNGNFWSSASNTKPFQAAADRLTFSEWQISMNQDQTSTFAFPIQPESGQALLDNCTYRGLD, translated from the coding sequence ATGAAAAACAGAATCAGACTGAATTATACATTTCGTTTATTCTACGCAATGGGATTTTTTTGTACGTTCCTTATACCATTACAAATCTTTGCAGCCATCGGAGCGCCAAACGCACTCCAAGCGCTTCAATCGGATAGGGTTATTCATGTCAATAACTTCCCGCCTCACGCATCAGACTCCAATCCAGGAACGAACGCATTGCCTCTTAAGACCATAGGAATGGCAACAACCCTTGCTCTAGAAAATCATAAAAGAGGATTCAGTACAAAAATTCTTATATATCCCGGGGTTTATCGAGAGAAAATTCATATGGAATTCAGCAGCAAGAAACTGGATCCGACTATTACATTTGAAGCTATTGAACACGGGAAGACCATTATTTCCGGTTCAGAAATCTGGGAAAACTGGGAGGGAACAAAACATAAAAATATTTACACACATAAATGGCCTTTCAAATGGGGAGTGAGGCCGTATCCTCCTGGATGGGAAGGCAAAACCATTCTCCAACCAATTGTCCGACGTCAGGAAATGGTTTTTGTGAATGGAATCAAGTTCAATCAAGCAGATTTGCATTCTGAGATGAAGCCTGGAGATTTTTCGGTCTCAGAGGAAAATTCGGAAGTGGCAATTTTTTTACCAGACAATGTTGACATAAAGCAGAGCCAGGTTGAAGTAGCGGTTCAGAAGGGACTCTTTACCATAAAAGGAAAAAGCAATTTTGTCTTAAAAGGGCTAAGATTTCAACATGACGCATCTGGTCTTGTCGGACACGCCCTCGGTATCACCAATGCGAAAAACGTTTACCTTGAAGATTGTGTGTTCGCTTGGAATAACTGGGGAGGATATCAATTCTATAATGTACAAAATTTGACAACACGACGAAATGTCTCGACACACAATGGAGGTCCCGGGCACACAGCCTGGAGAATAAAAAACTATCTTTCTGAGGATGATGAGACCTCATTCAATAACTGGAGAGGGGCAAAGGGTAATTTCGTTTACTGGGCAGTTGCCGGAACAAAAATCATGGGGATACACGACGCCACATTTCGTCGTCATCGTGCCCAAGGAAATCACACTGCCGGTTTTTGGCTAGACTACGATAACAAGAACATTGAAATTGAAGATGGAGTCTCCTGTGGAAATCTCAAGCATGGCTTATTCCTTGAGGCCACCCAAGGCCCTCTAACAATAACAAACATGAAGATTTACCAAAACCAGGAATGGGGAATCAGGATTGTGAATTCAAGTCAGATCAATGTTACAGAAAGCCAGGTTTACCACAATCGAGGTCCCCAGATTCGAGTCCAAGGACAGAAGACCAGAGGGATAAACGACTGGGAAACAGGAGAAAGACTTAACCTTGGTGCAGAAAAATGGACGTTGGAGAATAACATTATTGTTGGTGATGGATTATTAGTCCAAAGCAGTTTCAAGAATCCCTTAGGACCGGGATTGAAGTCTAACGGGAATTTTTGGTCTAGCGCATCTAACACCAAACCATTTCAAGCGGCTGCCGACCGCCTGACATTTAGTGAATGGCAAATTTCAATGAACCAAGATCAGACATCAACCTTTGCCTTCCCCATACAACCGGAGTCAGGCCAAGCCCTTTTAGATAATTGCACCTATCGGGGTCTCGACTGA
- a CDS encoding AAA family ATPase → MYFNFFGLRTKPFNTTPDPDFLYLSPGHKQALGSLIYGIREKKGFIAVTGQVGLGKTTILRSFLNQNHQANQETVYLLNPNLSFTSLLKTLLRELGHDPIEGDEAEALEQLHFVLIEKYREGRTVVLLIDEAQNMPVDTLENLRMLSNLETPKDKLIQIVLLGQPELDGLLDRYELRQLRQRIAVRAIIHPLSKRESFEYIQHRLDKAGGEGKSIFTNTALALIVQEAKGIPRRLNIICDNALVTAFGYNKALVTAKIAKEVIDDLTGRPSHSLWNLVPLTGLALILVLALFALLPLTESKFSDIPSIYETGPRDKERENPKQTLVPEQDLVNGGKIIPSSGQTGSTLTERTQALLTESVSEVFENLRNRVDSHSESTTTPPQERTNTNPDNHEDLLLGFSPDNFQEKVPDATEELEVAAVTPETVSPGILLPQDTIFDLPSQEESIAKTEADSQEKGARFIRDETQFIPSTQQALSELLVQEEPIATAAEANRMVEAATLIQDEAETPSENSSDNSLVHLRPEPLSERMGKPTIVAQEPIRLPSQDSLTSVPIAQTPMTSQEITNKQSEAEASPSPVTRIVKRGDTLAKLLQSIYGTASPSHVQFVLEHNPHIVSARKMYPGQKIMFPPLENIESNNTVAEAKKSLGAGKDTVLPMSTKIFAHSSSQIKPSEKKVEVNRDLPYAVATVQKGDTLEKLVKVVYGSSHPSYVQRVLEYNPKIRNPKEIFPGQDITFPKIAGEMKTRTTQASQSNSNE, encoded by the coding sequence ATGTATTTTAATTTTTTCGGTTTACGTACCAAACCATTTAATACTACCCCGGATCCGGATTTTTTGTATCTCAGTCCGGGCCACAAACAGGCGTTGGGCTCCCTAATCTATGGAATAAGAGAAAAAAAAGGGTTTATCGCCGTCACAGGGCAAGTTGGCCTTGGAAAAACCACGATTCTTCGATCATTTCTGAATCAAAATCATCAGGCCAACCAGGAAACAGTTTATCTCCTCAATCCCAACCTGTCTTTTACAAGCTTACTCAAAACCCTGCTGCGTGAACTGGGACATGACCCGATTGAGGGAGACGAGGCCGAAGCGTTGGAACAACTGCATTTCGTCCTTATTGAAAAATATCGAGAAGGCCGAACGGTGGTTCTATTAATTGATGAAGCGCAGAATATGCCCGTGGACACATTAGAAAATCTGCGGATGTTGTCAAATTTGGAAACGCCAAAAGACAAGCTCATTCAAATTGTGCTGCTGGGTCAACCGGAATTAGATGGCCTTCTGGATCGTTATGAATTAAGACAATTACGGCAACGCATCGCCGTTCGAGCCATCATTCACCCCCTCTCCAAGCGCGAAAGTTTTGAATATATTCAACATCGCTTGGACAAGGCCGGAGGGGAAGGGAAAAGTATTTTCACGAATACGGCCTTAGCGTTAATCGTTCAGGAAGCCAAGGGGATTCCCCGGCGTCTGAATATTATTTGTGATAACGCCCTGGTCACCGCGTTTGGCTACAATAAAGCCCTGGTGACAGCAAAAATTGCTAAAGAAGTGATCGATGACCTGACCGGCCGCCCCTCCCACTCACTCTGGAACTTAGTACCTTTGACAGGCTTGGCTCTCATCCTTGTCCTGGCACTTTTTGCACTCCTACCCCTGACTGAATCCAAATTTTCCGATATCCCTTCAATATATGAAACCGGGCCACGGGATAAAGAAAGGGAGAATCCGAAACAAACCCTCGTACCTGAACAAGACCTCGTAAATGGAGGGAAAATTATCCCTTCCTCTGGTCAAACAGGTTCAACCCTGACAGAAAGGACTCAGGCGCTCCTCACGGAATCAGTGTCTGAAGTCTTTGAGAATCTACGGAATCGGGTCGACTCTCATTCCGAATCAACCACGACTCCACCCCAAGAAAGAACGAATACCAATCCCGATAATCATGAAGACCTCCTGCTGGGGTTTTCACCCGATAATTTCCAGGAGAAGGTACCTGATGCTACAGAAGAATTGGAGGTAGCTGCTGTAACTCCAGAGACGGTATCACCAGGCATCCTGCTCCCCCAAGACACAATCTTCGATCTCCCAAGCCAGGAGGAAAGCATTGCGAAGACTGAAGCAGACAGTCAGGAAAAAGGAGCGCGGTTTATTCGGGATGAAACACAATTTATCCCGTCCACCCAACAGGCACTCTCTGAGCTCTTAGTCCAGGAAGAACCTATTGCGACGGCTGCTGAGGCAAACCGTATGGTAGAAGCAGCGACGCTGATTCAGGATGAGGCAGAAACACCATCTGAGAATTCCAGTGATAACAGCCTTGTTCACCTGAGGCCAGAACCCCTCAGTGAACGTATGGGAAAACCTACGATAGTCGCTCAAGAACCAATCCGCCTCCCTAGCCAAGATAGCCTTACTTCTGTCCCTATCGCTCAAACACCTATGACATCACAGGAAATAACGAACAAACAATCCGAGGCAGAAGCATCGCCTTCACCCGTTACCAGAATAGTGAAAAGGGGTGACACCCTGGCAAAGTTATTGCAGAGTATTTATGGTACAGCTAGTCCTTCTCACGTTCAATTCGTTCTTGAACATAACCCTCATATTGTGAGCGCGCGAAAAATGTACCCAGGGCAAAAAATTATGTTTCCTCCTTTGGAAAACATCGAGAGCAACAATACGGTTGCTGAGGCTAAAAAGTCTTTGGGGGCAGGTAAAGATACGGTATTACCCATGTCTACAAAAATCTTTGCTCACTCTTCCTCACAAATTAAACCAAGTGAGAAAAAGGTTGAGGTCAACCGAGATCTTCCTTACGCGGTGGCCACCGTACAAAAAGGCGATACTTTAGAAAAATTGGTCAAGGTCGTATATGGATCCTCGCATCCTAGCTATGTTCAACGTGTCCTGGAATACAACCCCAAAATTCGGAATCCCAAGGAAATCTTTCCAGGGCAGGACATTACCTTTCCTAAAATAGCTGGAGAAATGAAAACCCGGACAACCCAAGCGTCTCAATCCAATTCAAACGAATAG